In Bdellovibrionales bacterium, the DNA window CGAAGAAGAATATCCAGGTTGTGAAGGTTCGCACCACCACCGGTGAGCACGATACCATTATCTACGATATCCGAAGCTAATTCAGGAGGTGTTTTTTCGAGCGCGGTTCTTACAGCATCGACGATCTCGCTTAAAGGATCTGTGAGTGCATCATTAATCTGTTCGCTAGTAATTTCGATCGTTTTAGGAGCTCCGGCGACCAGATCGCGGCCCTTAATCACCATCGTGCGCATTTCATCAAAAGGATAAGCGTTACCAATAGAAATCTTAATTTGCTCGGCCGTTCTTTCACCGATCAATAAGTTAAACTGGCGGCGAACATAGTTGATAATGGCTTCGTCTAATTTATCTCCAGCAACTTTGATGGATTTACAGTAAACGATACCACCTAAAGAGATCACCGCAACGCCGGTCGTACCGCCGCCGATATCAACCACCATACTTCCCACAGGCTCAGTAATGGGAAGGCCGGCGCCAATCGCGGCCGCCATAGGTTCTTCGATCAAGAAAACTTCGCGCGCTCCTGCAGATAATGCCGATTCGCGAACCGCTTTCTTTTCCACTTGAGTAATCCCGTAAGGAACGCAGATGATAATGCGAGGACGAATAAAGCTACGGCTATTGCCCATGGATTTAGAGATAAAATATTTAAGCATGGACTGGGTGACTTCGAAGTCGGCAATAACGCCGTCTTTGATGGGGCGGATGGCCACAATCGTGCCCGGAGTTCTTCCCAACATTTCTTTGGCGTCTTTACCAACAGCAAGCACGCGATTTTGCATCCCACGATAGTTCTTTTGAACCGCAACCACCGAGGGTTCGTCGATAATTACAGTTCCTGTGGCTTTCGAAAAAACCAAGGTGTTCGCAGTTCCCAAATCGATGGCGATGTCGTTGGATATACTTTCAGTAAAACGCTTCCACCAGGCCATACATGTCTCCATTCAAGTTCAAATTGATGAATCGTCTAAGATTAAAATTCTATAAAATGAGAGTCAATACAATAACTTGATTAACCTGAGCCCGGGGGAGAGTAACGCAAAGCCTCTAGCGACGGATGGCTTTGAGCTCTTTGGAACTCAAAGCCAGAACCGCGTCGATCTGTTTTTGAGTTTCGTCGGCAGACCACTTGAGGTGGGTGGCGAATTCCTTGGCGATCGCCGGTAGAAAGCGCAAGCCATTGTCTTTATGAAATAAAAAGAGAGGGGTTCTTCTCCAGTAAAAATCGATCAAATTCAAACACATTTCTTCGCGAATACAGAACGGAGCTTCTGCCAGCCAATAGCGCTCCTCCATGGAGGGATTTTTAAGGCGCGTCATTTTTTGGAGGATCTCGTGCCCTTCTTCTCCGCGACGTAAGAACGCTTGTTTGACGAGCGGGAGGGGCAGATTCATTTCTTCAGATAAGCTTTCTGAATAGAGAAGACCACGTTCAATCTTCTCGGCGGTGGCCGAAGAATTTAATATGTCTTCGGTTTGGCTGGTCTTGAGGGTCATTTTTTGCTCAAAGGGAAACTTTGCTAAAACCGTGTCGACAATTTCCAGAGCCATCGATCGATACGTTGTATATTTCCCGCCGGCCACAAGGGTGACCTTGTCTGAGTATTCAAAAATATGATGTTCGCGACTGGTTTTGCCTTCGGTTTGTGCGCCATCATCGACCAGAGGTCGAATCCCGCTGTAGCAGGAAATAATATCCTTGTGGGACAAATTAACGTCCGGGAAATAGGAGTTCGTGGCTTTGAGGAGGTAATTGACATCGTCTTCGTCGACCAAGACATCGCTAGGGTCTTTGGCGTAATCCGTATCGGTTGTGCCCACGATGGTGACTTCGCCTCGAGGAATGACAAAGATAATGCGAGTTTCGACAGCCATAACCACGGCTTGTTTAACATCGAGTTTTTCTCGGGGAAAGATGATGTGCACACCCTTAGTGGGGCGCAGAGATTTCTTCCATCGAGGTAAGCTCTTCTCGGCAAAGAGATCAGTCCAGGGACCGACGCAGGAGACGACATGTGTGGCGGAGACATCGCATTCTTTTTTTCCAAGAACATCTCTCACTTTAATGGTAACGCCTTCGTTGGTTTCGGTGATTTTATTCACCTCGACGTAATTGACCACATCGGCCCCAAAGTTACGGGCCGAGCGCAGAGTCTCGATCACTAAGCGATCGTCTTCCATAAAAGCGTCCGAGTAAATGAAGCCACCCTTGAGTTCCCCTTGATTGAGTAAAGGCTCCTTAAACTCAATCTCTTTGGAAGAGAGTCTTTCGTGGAGCTTGGGGGCCTCAAACGCTGAGAGAATATCATAAGCAATCATTCCCAGTCCCATCTTTAAGAAACCCACACGCGAGGATTTATAAATGGGAATAAGAAAGCGCAAGGGATGCACCATATGAGGCGCGATCTTGAGTAAAATCTTTCTCTCGGTGAGGGCTTCGTGAACTAAACCGAACTCTAAGTTTTCCAGATATCGAATGCCACCATGAACGAGTTTGCTTGAGCGAGAGCTTGTGCCCGAAGAGAAATCGTGGGCCTCAAAGAGAATCACTTTTAATCCTCGAGAGGCCGCATCGCGAGCTACGCCAGCCCCGGTAATTCCACCGCCGACAATGGCAAGATCGTAATGATTCTGCGAAGCTTTGTTTATGATGTTCTGCCGATAAATCGGATTCAAAATTACATCCGCGTTGTGTTCAGAAAAATTAAATTCTCATCTTCATTCACATTACAGAAATTAATTGCGTTT includes these proteins:
- a CDS encoding rod shape-determining protein yields the protein MAWWKRFTESISNDIAIDLGTANTLVFSKATGTVIIDEPSVVAVQKNYRGMQNRVLAVGKDAKEMLGRTPGTIVAIRPIKDGVIADFEVTQSMLKYFISKSMGNSRSFIRPRIIICVPYGITQVEKKAVRESALSAGAREVFLIEEPMAAAIGAGLPITEPVGSMVVDIGGGTTGVAVISLGGIVYCKSIKVAGDKLDEAIINYVRRQFNLLIGERTAEQIKISIGNAYPFDEMRTMVIKGRDLVAGAPKTIEITSEQINDALTDPLSEIVDAVRTALEKTPPELASDIVDNGIVLTGGGANLHNLDILLRERTGLPVTIAENPLTCVVMGSGKVLDELDLLKQVTTD
- a CDS encoding glycerol-3-phosphate dehydrogenase/oxidase, which gives rise to MNPIYRQNIINKASQNHYDLAIVGGGITGAGVARDAASRGLKVILFEAHDFSSGTSSRSSKLVHGGIRYLENLEFGLVHEALTERKILLKIAPHMVHPLRFLIPIYKSSRVGFLKMGLGMIAYDILSAFEAPKLHERLSSKEIEFKEPLLNQGELKGGFIYSDAFMEDDRLVIETLRSARNFGADVVNYVEVNKITETNEGVTIKVRDVLGKKECDVSATHVVSCVGPWTDLFAEKSLPRWKKSLRPTKGVHIIFPREKLDVKQAVVMAVETRIIFVIPRGEVTIVGTTDTDYAKDPSDVLVDEDDVNYLLKATNSYFPDVNLSHKDIISCYSGIRPLVDDGAQTEGKTSREHHIFEYSDKVTLVAGGKYTTYRSMALEIVDTVLAKFPFEQKMTLKTSQTEDILNSSATAEKIERGLLYSESLSEEMNLPLPLVKQAFLRRGEEGHEILQKMTRLKNPSMEERYWLAEAPFCIREEMCLNLIDFYWRRTPLFLFHKDNGLRFLPAIAKEFATHLKWSADETQKQIDAVLALSSKELKAIRR